ATTTTCTATAAAGGCAGACTTTAGCAGTTTCCGACTCAACGGACAAGGTATAATCTTTTTACATCAGAATTCATTTAGGAAGTTTTCAAactgacttttttttaattaccttttgGACCCATTCCcgattatcaaaaaaatattttaattagtccAACTTCCCGAGCATTCAACGCACAATCCTTCTCTAGTAGGAGATTAGCGAAGTATAACTTCGATATGATCACAAAACAACTCACCCCAGGACTATAAACGATCTCCTCTCGTAAGAACTTGTTCTCCGCCTGTCCGAAGCAGAACAAGCCCCAATCCATCCGGACGTCCCACGTGTACGTGTATATAGAGGAGACCAGTTGGCACGTGAACCACGCGTACAGGAACGGGTTGTCGTATGGGTCTGTGTAGTAGCCTGAAGGGGGAGAAAAGGAAAATTGTTCAAGTTTTCTTTATGTTTTGGGATAGCCTCGCTTTCTATCCACTTATAACACAGAATAACTTTagctcggtgtgtcccagggaaACGATTGGGAGTCGtgaaaagcaaaattaattaaaacaaagtaaaagaGAGATAGGAAAATGTGTTCTTCATCCCTTCATTGCAAGTGGAGAAAGTTTGTTTGCTTTAAATCAATGgattatttttaggaaaaatcGACGATTACACTCCCGTATGGAAGAAAATGatacgaatttttttttgttcatcatCGCATTAAAAAAACTCGCCTTTTGGCTTATCAAAACTCAGGTCGTATCTCAAGATGTTTGGTGACCTTTGACCTATCCTCCATCAAAATACTtccttgaaaataaataaacgttccCTAGCGCGTGATATATGATCTCAAGGGTACTTACCACTGTACAGCGTCCTTAAAGTGGCGAACAGGACCACGAAGAAGGTGGTGGAATACTTCCCAGCGTTGACGAGATGAGGGAAGGCCTCCCGACTGTCGCGGTACCGGCGCAGGCACTGGAAGAAACGGGTCCACGCCGGGACCACGTTCACGAGCGCGCGGGTTATTATGAACCATTGCGTGCTTTCAAATGTCACTGGAAcgaaaaaattatagatttaaaaaaatcgaaatacccacgttttgCAATGTCaaatattgtcagtttttatagtggtaaattgcattgtcatcgggtttaaagctacctTTAATATTTCGGCTTCCTAGCttaaattgagttgcaaaaatccaatcaGAACGCCAAACAAACcaaaacaagaaagtgagtttataaaaacgtgggaaaatatcAGTTTTGGGACGGAGATAAcagtttgaattaaataaactaatcaGTTATTGTGTCTTATTGAGatccttttttatttggatcAATGTGTGATGAGCAATAACACTTGGTTGTCCGCAGTAGAATTGTCTTATCGCCTGGCAAGAACGTTGCTGTATTCGGTTCATTCATTTTGGTCAAggttacaatattttaaaataagtcagCCATAGATATATCACGTATGGATTTTGGATACATTAAGTagacggtgattttttagtcatcttacaaaagcagcccagttcatgtatccaacgtaaaatacccccaggcgcgatttttttttttattatcaactaagataataggtacgaagaaaaatgaaacaagataaatctgaaacatactcttaaaaatgataaaaatgccgccgcccgcgcccctcaccattgttacaaggctcggaacGCGCTCGtaacagagctgtttctaaaactacaaattgcatcataatattgaataaaaatctcataaatacctatttgtttatcatgaacgtgttctagtcattggatacatgaactgggctgtcCGATAAATGCACCTGAGAAAACTGTCATttttaggaatttaataaatcatCCTCATGAAAGTCaccataaaaatacttaccatTAACATTAAACCAGTCGCTGCCCGCCACATAGAAGGCGATGAGATAATGGAAGTCTAAGAAGGCCGCCGCGAAGGAGTTCCACTGGTCCGCCAGCCAGAAGTCCGCGAACAGCACTGGTACGAACGGAGCGGCCAGGATGCGGCCCtacgacaaaaaataaatatttttttttatggttctGTAGTATTCTGTACCCAGGGGTCAGGTAGCGCAGGCCAGGTACCACAGTCTGTCCAGGGTTGAATTTTTTGGAAACCTACAGAATCGATTTGTTTACTGATAAAAGAATACATTCCTCGTATCAAATCCCTCATAAAAAGCTGTCCTAAGGTACCCTACTCAGCTGTGTTTCGTCATGCGTTACGAAGGGTAGGTACTCCATGGAACAAGCGCTCGTTCAGTACACATTACAGTAGTAGTAATTTAAACGTATCGGTGCACGGATGTTTGCTTTGTAAATATGCACGGATAGTCGATTCGTTAAGGTCCACACGCACTGAACGtgacttgtcgcgggttcgatccccacataGGTCTAGcgtctgtgtgtgtgtgatcCACAGAACAcgtctgtgtgtgtgtggttCAAAACCCAACAgtaattccttaatgcgggaattgtaaataattgtatggGAATTGTAATTTGGGAAAAAATAATACTGCTTTAAAAATGATTCCATCATACAAAAACATACTGCAACACGTCAACACATATTATATGCATCTTCGCACTAATCATTTCAGTCATAAGACAAAGCGATTAATTAAGACGTCAATCATCGTGACAGCGAGCTAAACGATTGACGCTGGCTTTGGAGTTTGGACGGCGGACCGAATAATACAAGAgctagttatatttttgttatggaATAAACATTTGCATGAGTTGAGGGGATGCGGTTTGAGAGATTTTCTTAGCATTCAATCTACTTAACGACACAGTAGAATAGAGATGACGTAATAAATTTAAGGaataaagtagtaaaaaatTTCTGTGAATTTACACGTCAAggaaaataacaacaaaaattgtcTAGTTGTGATCTCATTCCCcgcaaaaggaaaaaaaattgtaacttcACTTCGGTATCTCTCAAACGCGATATACAATCAATTATGAAAACTACCTGAAACACAGGTTTTATACCTGGTTTAGgcaaattttaattagtacTCTAACGACAGTAACTActctaagggccgatttttcaatcgccagataacttttattcgacgaatatgtttgacattttgaaagcttttgtgtagaaaatatgtcaaacggccatatttattcctcagataaaagttaactgatgattgaaaaaccGGCCCTAAATGAATTAACGACTTTactgttaataaaattgaaacaaatgttttgattgaatacaaaacaaaagaatactcACACATATCCTCAAAAACCAGAACCGCGCTTCATGTCGAAACACCTTCAAGGGATTCATCAGAAACGCCAACATTATGATCACCAGAGCCAATGGATTCACGAACGGCGGTATACTAAGGCTAGCACTgtatataaaacttaatatactTAGTGCCCATATCACACCGAATATCGCCGCTAGTTCCATTAAATGCTGTTCTGAGAGGTGATTCCGAGGATCCAACTCGAATATTAAAACGTGGTTGACGCCTGACGACCGCCAACCGTAGACGTTGATGccaattagaaatataaattcgACTAAAAGGAATGGGCCACGATATAATCTGAACgctgttttgaaattttcgGTTCCGCCTTCGTGGAATAATGCTGGAACAAATAAAATTGGATTAATTAGTATCGGAAATGGGGGGAAAAAACATTATACGGTGATATTTGTATACGGATAAAACTAAAGAACGTGGTAGATGACGATGcttgcttttaataaaaaaaaaacacaaacacttATTCTTGGCAACCCTAATGATTACCTACCTACAagtataacttttttaatttgtacatcAGAGTTCTTAAGTTAAAACGGTAGTTTGCGGGTATTAATGTTTCATAAAGcactacaaagaaaattttgaatatatgtataaacgttcaaaattaaaacaaccgTGAACAAAAAGGGGCAAAACTTCATTGGATTTCAATCAACGTAGAGTATACCGAACCAAACGGAAATTATTTTcagttgaattaaaaacaataagattAAGGACATGGTCAATGACCACCATTTACCTGCGTCATACACATTTATGAAGCTCTTTTACATCAGCTATAAGGATAATCTCATCAACAAAAATTGGAGAGACACTATTAAAGAAATCGATGACTTCATAATTTCCTTAAGCGATTTAATTACTTAGAAGaatcttttaatgtttttattgcattaataaaagaaataactttGGAACTACCGCGCACCTAAACATACCATAAAGGTTTGTTTTcaatatccctactaatattataaaagcgaaagtaactctgtctgtctctctgttaggctttcacgtctaaaccactgagctgattttaatgaaattttgtacggagatagagttgaccttgagaaagaacataggatagtttttataccggacttttgaagagtaaccgcaacagacagacagacagatagagttactttcgcatttataatattagtagggatattaTAATAGCAACGACTAttgattttttagtttcgaGATGTGAAAAACATATTCGGTTTATACGGGCACTTAGGTTACAATTTGATACTAAACGTTGATTGATCTTTATTACACAGTGGTTAGTTAGGGATGTGGTTGAATGTAATCGCTTGGCTCAAAGccaatcaatcaaaaatcaTAATAGCTTATTGAACACAATATATGTCAATGAACTTATAAAGTTTCTTAAATTATGGATGGAGGCACTTTTGAGTGACTTGTGGCTTCATCTGAAGAATATAAGAGCATtcctaatgaaaaaaaactgtttggaGCTGATTTTTGAGAATTTATAAGTGCTTTTGGAACAGACATATACAGTTAGTCTCCCAACCGAAATACTTATGCGTACAacgtcacatacattgttctgaacccaaagtaagttgctaaagcacttgtgttatggaattcagatacaacgaaggtaccacaaacactcagacccgagacaatgtagaaatgtgaattttacattgacccgaccggggatcgatcccgggacctcagagccagcgataccttgaaaccggtgcgtacgccactcgaccacggaggtcgtctaagTCTTAAATCAGAAGTTCATGAACATTATGAATGAAATAAGAGGGCAGCCTGGGATTGCTTTGCTGTTTATcctttaaaagttaaaacaatacgCCAAAAGATCGTAATTACGCAtccaaataattttatgatgacGTACGactatgtattaaaaaattgtaatcGCTGCGTAGACAATTATCGTTTTAAGCGATTATAATTTACCTAGGTAATATTATATACTCATTACTTAACCACTCTGTCTTATTTACAAGTTTAAGAGGAAAAAATCGAATGTTTTAAGGTCAATGTGTGGTAATGTGGTTACTAGGAAGCATGGTTTGATATGACTCACAatcaaatttgatattttttttaacaaatctatGAAGTTTGACTAAGAGCAAAAGCGGCTCTTTAATCCTAGCCTTGGGATGGGAGTCAAAGGACTAGGTCCAGCCAGAGCCGCACAGAGCATGTgtgagcgatcccgtgactctggcttcAGCAGTAGTAGGGGCCCGAGGTGTTTTAAGaaggtggaagtccgacataatCCACACGCCGTGGTTCAAGTATTGTGAAGTGTTCCAgcccaaaacaaaaaattaagattttgctTCATCGGACTGGGTAGCTACTTAAATTGGCAGAAACAGCTGTTTATCTAAGCCCCAAGAAGTAAGGTtttcgaaattatttaaaatgtaaaaaaaagaaaccagTTCAGAGTGATCAGACGACTTTACACCAATCATAACCATACCATAAACATACCTAAACATATTACAGCACAAGTCTACAAGGACGAtgtaaaatcaaaacaaatacttcTCAAtctcttgtaaatattttccatCTCGTTGCATATTTTACACAATAGCGGATAATCTTTACTTATCAGTGAGATAAAAGATATTGCAATacgtaactaaataaaaaccacAAACATTACAAGCTCATCCTCCAAAATACACATTATTATGCAAATGTGCAAGTTTCTTAGGAACTCATAAAGAAGGACTATTGCTGTTGTTGAAACGAGACGGCGATGCGTGTAATGCAGAGCGCCGTTTCCTTCCCGCAGTGGAGTTGTTTCTTCTTTAGGATTTAATGGTACGTCAGCAAGGTCTGTGGAGGCCATTAGGGCTGCCGGATTGTCCGTAAGGGCTACTGAGGGACCGGTACGCAAAGAGCAAAGGAAGGAGCAAGGATGAATAGATtatagtcagtaaaagtctgacactcccttccgctcaaacTAAAGTGGGAGAAGTCTCAAAAACTGATTGTTGGTTTTTTCTTAAGTGGCTGAAgtcttagtaataataaaagacatggtttaaagtaaaacttcaaATGGGGGAAAAcaaatgagatttttattttactgataaTTCTTCGAAACATCTCTACCTAATACCGGTAAACCATGACTCAGACCATCTCTGTAAAACAGGATTCAAAAGaagcataaaatttaaataaaatcatgacAAATCTATTCGAGATACTATTTACAATAGTCATACGAAGTGAAAACTGTTGAGTGTTGACATTGTAACGTACTTTCGATAACCATTGACgcataaaatgtatattgtataacTAATTTGGACACCCTATTGAGGCACGGTTACGTTTCCTATCGAGCAATAAGttcaactataaaattaatagaaaaatagtCAATAATATAGACAGCTACACAAACCCTTTTGTtggatttgttattaaaaactcGGAGCATGCATCTCGCAATTTCGAAGAATGGAGGAGACTGATCAAAGGGACAAATAAGTGGAACAATGATAAAGGACCCTCgtagttaataaatattgacagaatctttttttttgcttatagTAACTTTTGTTAGtttgattctttattaaaagatGCAACAGTTTACACACGCATATTTAACGGGATTGCCCGACGAGGAACGAGCATTACGCTAGTAAATAAAACGGACTGGTCATGTGACAaggtttttgtttacatatttttctgaATTAAACGTTGTCACGATCATCTGAGTAATTATCCAATTAttgcttataaaaataataacaaaaaccatTTGATGTTAGCCGCCTGCGTTAGATAAATGGTAACGTTTAATTGTGACGTTTTCACGGAATTACATATCTGACCTATTCAGTTCGTCTGCTGACGGAGGTTAGAGACTAACACATTCATcaccattttttattataacttgtaTATTTCTTAACGTAAATCAAAAATCTATTAGAcaagtttcttttattttgttatcagtCAAAATGCATACAACCAATTAAAAGTCtagactttttaaattaacggTTGAGTATCTCtgaaaataatagtataaaaaatcggtcaaaaaattaaatgaaagaacTAGAAGTAGATTCTCTGCTTCTACAATAGAACAGGTGCTGTTGAAGAAAAGAGACGGAGCTAGTAATTATATTGGAAAGTAGTTCATACAAGAAAACTGAATGAAATCTTACAAATTAACTATTGCTAAAAGCTCGCTCgcccgcgtcagctcatgattaaggactccgggtgggtccgaaactagttgggcatccccgataaatacacgggagtaaaccgttacaccatttaataatactaaaatggttttaaaacaaGGTACGGATATATTAAACGTaggtacaatttatttatcaaacaataataatgtttacaaGTTTTCTTCGATCCGATAGATCTTATCTGGTGATCTTACAACATAGGTTAATTAATAAAGGTAGCGATttgatatttcatatttatctcATCTTGGATATTACGATAACTCGTATTAAGTTATACTTTGAACCTGGAGTTAAACAGAAGCTTTTCTGTACCTCCAGTAGTAATTCAGCCTACATGAGATGGTATAGGACAGCGTGAATGGCATATTATTATGGAACGCAGTGGTCAGGCAGTAATTCCTAGAATCACATAAAATTCAACCAactttccgaaaaaaaaaccaatcgCTAAATTAACATACCTTTGGCTATGACATCACCCTTTTCATAACTATAATACGTCATTAGAAAGGACGAAATCTGATCCAAATTTATGCTTCAGATAAGGAGGCTTGGTTGAAATAATCTTTAGGTTAATACGTTTACGTAAAGCTGTTACTTGACCgcattcatttaaaaaacgaGTTATTTAGGTTTATATCTCCGACTACACTTGATAATTACTGGGGAATTACCTTCTAGGAAAGTCATGGACTAACCTGTTTAGTTTGACGTCGTGGAACGCGTCAAAAATAAGATCCGTAACTAATGAGAGTAAAGACACTTGATCTCTGAATATGctgtttataacatttttaggattcaattataaattaaacctAGATTTATATTTCACTAGCAAGTTGTGACTTGTAAATTAAGAAGTAGATGAATCTAAATATATATTGCTTAAAGGATCTTTGGTCTAGACGATAAGTGCTATTTCTGAAAGGGCTAACGACGATCGAATTTCTCAAACGAAAAGTTTTGTCGAAGTTACATGACTCCTAAAGCAATCGACCGGCGCTACTACTTATCAACGGGCTCAGATATAGggtaaaagtaaaacaaaatcaaatccaCTTACCAGATAGCACAACAGTGATGAATAACACAATAAAGGATCCAGAAAAGAGTCCCACTTTGAAGGTCGTCCAGGGGCTCTGTTGCTCCCCTAGCGGAGGGACCCTCAACTTCTTCATGGCCTTCTGCCGGTCCCCTCCCTCAAGGTCATTGGTGACCGTGGCCTCCGTGTCGCTGATCAGTCTGTCTATGTCTTTATTCGTGTAGAAATGTGAGGTTTCTACGTGTTCCGCCCGCCATTGTGCTCCGTTACTCACGTTTAATAACTGCGGAGAACTGTTCGTTAGttgactatttgtttttttggagATTATGGGTCTTATTGCTAAGGATCAGGACTATTGCTCTTGGTAATTCTAATGGGTTTTCCCTTTAATGGCCAGGCTAGATGGCTAGGCAGAAAGCCCTAATCTGCCACGGTGGGCTTTTTTATGCCCCACGTCACACCTGCTATTTCATCTGTGCTTACAGTTCATTTTTCtatgtaaaagaaatatttcaagttCAGCCTACTTTTTCCAGATTATGGACATAGTATATCAGACTATTACAGGGATTTCGAGATGAGGATAAATAAGCTGTATTTTTTGCTATCCTCGTCTTTCTTGACGAATAGTTAGTAACTTAAATTTATGGTTCTCCGAATAACTCAATAATAAGATTTTCCACATAGGAAGTCTGGTCCATTTCTCAGTCTGAAATTTGAAACTAAGCTTCATGTGGTCAAGGTATAATTGCTATAAACAGGGTGTAACATAAACAGCTATTGAGGAAAACCGCAGGtaatattaaactatttaatggatataatttaaaaaaaccaataataatcatatttgttAAGAACTACACCGCAAAGACTTGGAAATAACCAGATACATGATTGTCAATATCTCTccattcatttttctttttatattttggactaGCAACCTATATTATGATTTTACAACTGGATAATTGATCACAGTAAGTTGGTATTGGATCTTTGAGACAAAAGAGGAAAACCATTTGGGAATCCCGAGACTCGTATAATTGGCGTAAACGTTAACAGGTTTAAACACGAAGAGTTCCTAGCTTTGTTAAATATATAGATTTACTCTAATTAATTTACTAGACaattggaaataaatattaaataaaagataataaattgcAGTTCTTAACGAGATTCGGTTATTTTTTGTGATCATAATTCTGTCCTAGACGATATTCTTTAGAGATTAGTGAAGGATGCATAGTAAAGGCTATTGCGAATTATTGTGAGTTGAATCTATAACGCCTCAAATCGATTTAGTAGGATTCAAGTTAAGAGCAATGCAAGAagttgtaatttttcctttgaATAACGTAAGAAATGACTAGCTTCTATTCTTCTAAAACCAAACATTAATAAGGGTAATACACGTCCAAACATTAGATaccataaaagtaaatattagtCAAAGATAACGCTATCGCCTGACCACCGTGCACCGTCGAGAAACAGATTACCCCAATAAATACTCGTAGATAAAGGAACCATTATCAAACGTACCTTGTCGTGTTTCTTCAATATTTTCCTGAAGCCCGTGTAGTTCAGATTCTGGTAGTTTTGTAGGAGTATGAGACTTAAGTAGAACTCGCTAAAGGCTAATTTCAGTTCTTGGACTTTTCGCCGGGGGATAGCCTTTTTACTATCCCCACCCCCTTTAGGTTTTATCGTTTCGAAATGTGATTTCAGTTCGCTTTGTAGTGTGGCGAATTTACGGGTCGCTTCCGCGAGTTTTTCTGAAAgataaaaagatattaaaataccaaCCTATTTCTCACTGGGCACATGCCTTTTCCTACCTAGGGAAAGGCATGAGAGTGGATCCGGAAGAACTGAACTGAGGATGGTTTGAGCGTTGAGCATAACTCGTAACTATTAAGTCAGCGTGGTGATATGCGAGTTGGCGATTTTGGATTCCAAAAATTTGGAATCCTGAATACTTCGCGATCTTATCCTTCACCGACCAAGGTCAAGAAAGTACCTAAAACTAAATGTCTTATTGTACCTTACTTGGGATGGAACTTGCATCTTATGCTTATATAGAAATGCAAGACCACCACAAAATTTATTCACAACGAAGAATTCATTTTAGTTAAAatgcgttttaattttttggcgACCTAATTCGATGTGTAATCCATGCCTAAAGTTGCTGTACCCAATTGGGCCTATCTAAGATTCTCAAATGTATGCTTTCAAAACCATAATTGTACTTAttagaatgaaataaaaccatttgAGCTTTGAATATTAGTAAAACTACAATGAGTTATGAGTTTActcgtaaataataatacaagttGTAAGGACAACCAACATTTATCAAATTGATTGCAAAAGATAAGACTGTACTAAGTTGAATTAGTAATATGACACATGGgaatatgattaatttattaaatacttcctAGTAAACAATTATACTGGGGCTAATAAATTTGATTCATGAGTCAGGATTGGGCAATATTTCACATCGCTATGAATACACTCATAAATCTTTTACAAAGTAGAATGGGTACAGTTCTTTTAAACAACTCCCTCATTGtgaagtttaatttttgtgGCGCGGTTACTAGAATATTTAAGTTACATGCTCAAAGACATCCAGagacaggacaagcatttgcgatCACACTAACGattgtgctacgcggggatcgagcccgcgataCGTCGCTGACAGTGGTGATTTTGTGGTTACCACTAGTTCACAACCACGTGACTAAGTGTACAATCAATGTATATGTTTCTAAGTTAGATCCGACTCTGCTACTCTTTGGTTAGGTTATTTTCTTGCCTTAACAACAACATTAAACAATATGCCTTTCTACTAAGTGATAACAAAGTGTTGTATTAAcagaagcaaaatatttttttgaatattatgtgTTTACCTGAATAAAATGTGTTGATTTTCTTGAGCTCTTGATCACAGTAATGGAAGAATGTTTCATCAAAGTTAGCAAAGTGGCGGGAAAGAACTTCGGGCTCAACATTCTCAGC
This is a stretch of genomic DNA from Trichoplusia ni isolate ovarian cell line Hi5 chromosome 6, tn1, whole genome shotgun sequence. It encodes these proteins:
- the LOC113495444 gene encoding xenotropic and polytropic retrovirus receptor 1, giving the protein MKFAEHLSAHITPEWRKQYINYEEMKAMLYTAVEEAPSAENVEPEVLSRHFANFDETFFHYCDQELKKINTFYSEKLAEATRKFATLQSELKSHFETIKPKGGGDSKKAIPRRKVQELKLAFSEFYLSLILLQNYQNLNYTGFRKILKKHDKLLNVSNGAQWRAEHVETSHFYTNKDIDRLISDTEATVTNDLEGGDRQKAMKKLRVPPLGEQQSPWTTFKVGLFSGSFIVLFITVVLSALFHEGGTENFKTAFRLYRGPFLLVEFIFLIGINVYGWRSSGVNHVLIFELDPRNHLSEQHLMELAAIFGVIWALSILSFIYSASLSIPPFVNPLALVIIMLAFLMNPLKVFRHEARFWFLRICGRILAAPFVPVLFADFWLADQWNSFAAAFLDFHYLIAFYVAGSDWFNVNVTFESTQWFIITRALVNVVPAWTRFFQCLRRYRDSREAFPHLVNAGKYSTTFFVVLFATLRTLYSGYYTDPYDNPFLYAWFTCQLVSSIYTYTWDVRMDWGLFCFGQAENKFLREEIVYSPGFYYFAIVEDFVLRFVWTVSFVVTENGLVGAETMTSILAPLEVFRRFIWNFFRLENEHLNNCGKFRAVRDISVAPLDSSDQADIIRMMDHPDGVINRLSKSKKNTKKTKESDRKPLLKKESIQDMQLELDLSSKML